A region from the Mercenaria mercenaria strain notata chromosome 7, MADL_Memer_1, whole genome shotgun sequence genome encodes:
- the LOC123555686 gene encoding uncharacterized protein LOC123555686, with protein sequence MALSYQFDGAVIILILFVSSGVILAEQALPLPTESSDGKEVTSEPTPTVKSNISEPKHSPDDSTTQSTKPDSQEEASTATEPSKNDPDTVTQNPSVQQNSSKASTQKEAIDTTQNPNLHKDITESKSETTDNKIPQSNSNDTGNKSGETPSQVDTTTSDTKQDKKNKTNTGSDVTTQFMPVTFDTRWMDTFIHTHHFEGQYTFNGVRYLFDFVIRYKHPSDPRTLVTNFYDADGAVLEFNGTSADGHVIVFTLSKIYTPGVRFPLQEPLEVTGSFPRTDQPYFTGNFTKPINSSFSWFHMNKGLGAIETGETAGTRTAIVIIIPTSIAFLGICGTVAIICWASKKGYLRGRHKSYRLFTDAQVSYESEAETIHI encoded by the exons ATGGCGCTGAGTTACCAATTTGATGGAGCTGTTATTATACTGATCTTATTCGTCAGCAGTG GAGTAATTCTTGCTGAACAAGCACTACCATTGCCCACAGAGAGCAGTGATGGCAAGGAAGTCACGTCAGAACCTACTCCGACAGTGAAGTCAAACATATCTGAACCTAAACATTCACCTGACGATTCTACTACACAGTCAACCAAACCTGACAGTCAAGAAGAAGCCAGCACTGCTACAGAACCAAGCAAGAATGACCCTGATACTGTCACACAAAATCCATCTGTCCAACAGAATTCCAGTAAAGCCTCTACACAAAAGGAAGCCATAGACACTACACAAAATCCAAATCTGCACAAAGACATAACGGAAAGCAAATCTGAAACCACAGACAACAAAATTCCACAATCAAATTCAAATGACACAGGCAATAAAAGTGGTGAGACTCCATCACAAGTAGATACAACAACCTCTGATACAAAGCAGGATAAGAAAAATAAGACAAACACAGGGTCTGATGTAACAACCCAGTTTATGCCCGTGACCTTTGACACTAGATGGATGGACACTTTTATTCACACACATCATTTTGAGGGTCAATATACGTTCAATGGTGTGAGATACTTGTTTGATTTTGTTATACGATACAAGCATCCGAGTGATCCGAGGACCTTGGTTACTAATTTCTACGATGCTGATGGAGCTGTTCTAGAGTTCAAtg GTACATCAGCTGATGGTCATGTGATAGTATTTACATTGTCAAAGATCTACACGCCAGGTGTGAGGTTTCCTCTACAGGAGCCATTGGAGGTTACAGGGTCTTTTCCAAGGACTGACCAACCATACTTCACAGGAAATTTCACCAAACCCATCAATTCTTCATTTTCATGGTTCCACATGAATAAAG GGCTTGGTGCAATAGAGACTGGTGAGACAGCTGGTACGAGGACAGCCATAGTTATCATCATACCTACCAGTATAGCATTTCTAGGTATCTGCGGGACAGTTGCAATTATTTGTTGGGCGTCAAAGAAAGGATACCTGCGGGGGCGTCACAAGTCCTACAGACTCTTCACCGATGcacaagtttcatatgaatcagAAGCAGAAACAATTCATATCTAA